CACAGACCCTCTGAAGTAAAGGGATTATTACTTTTCAAAGACTAGTGGTCAGTCTTAGTAAAATATATCAACTTTTACATATAATTCATAGAATATCTAAGTATCATTTTTTACAATCGATTTAGCTTCTGTTAAAGTTCTTTTAACAAACTCAGTCAAGTTAGCACGTTGATAACAGCATGCTGTGCACTATTGACAGAAACAGGCCCTTAAGACAAACATGGGTAATATTTCTGAAGTTTCCTTCTACGTGGTGCAACTGCAagacttgaaaataaaataaatgcaaaaggTTCCTGGAAAAAACGCAAAGAGAGCAGCATTATTTGGAGATGACAAAGATGCATGTGAAGATCACAGGAGTGCAATGGTTTATCCAGTTAAATCCCTGTATGAATTTTGAATTCTTAACATTATTGCTCCAATATTATAGACAgtgatgcttttaaaaacttttaaataaataaggaaAGGAAGCCACTAGCAAATATGCCAAAGCTCACACTGGGAATGCATATCTTCATGGCTCAGTCTTTCTATGATGCTGTAAggcaaaaaaacatcacagtagcagcttttttttttttttattgtgtcctTCATTGAATAGATCAAATGACCCAGATTATGACAGAATTAACACCACCAGCAAATTTACTCTCCTGGCCAAAAGAAAAGTTAACTTCCAACACTTTTCAGATAACTGTGACATGATGCAGCATTAGGGAAATGTAAGGGGTAAACAAATTAAAGGGCATTACTTAAAGTCAAAGCAGTTTTTACtttcagttaaaacaaaaagtgaagacAGCCCGCggacaaaacaaagaatcaaTTTATCTGTACAGCaattaaacaaaagtaaaagaaTCAGTAGTTTACACCCCATTTCTCTGAGaacaatgtttttcattttgtcataatttaaattaaacttcATGCTCTGTCACCCCTGCCACACTCATCcaaatatattacattataCTTTTATGTAGTCCAGATAAACTTCATGCACTCATATCATCTCACCTGATGCATTTCAATAGAAATGTTGAAACAAAAGAACTATGAGGTTCCAGTCAGAGAGCATGAAACCTGTAACTCTGAACCTGATGTGCGAGTACCAGTTATTGTCACATTGCTGATTTTGTGAATGTGTTACAGTTCTACAGCGCCAAAATAATCTCTTCAAGTATCATGTCTGAAGACTTAACAGCTGATCTCAAGTTACATTATTATTTGTCTCTCATTCACTCAGAcatgcgcacgcacacacacacaaacacacatctaaaGAGTCACAAGACGGCATGGCGCTCAATGCCCTCCTGTGATTCCAGGACATTCACTTCAGAAAGACGGGTAGTTTGGGCTGTGACAGAACATTTTTCGGTGTAAATGTGGTCGGAGACCATCAGTTCCTCAGAGTTTGAAGAGGAATAACAAAGTTCTCTCTGGAGATGCTTAAAGGGACTCTTCTCTCTGGAGACGCTTTGGAGACAGCTTCTTTGGGAAATGGCTGCGGTGCTCTTCTGTCACAGGAGGGTGAGAAGGTAAACCTCTAGAAGGATCCGACTGCGATGCTACAAGTCCCTCCTTTTGATTCAACAGGTCTGTTACCTCTCTTGCCgcctcacttcctgtctctctgggTGCGGAATCATCTCGTCCTGAAAGGGCCTCAAGCAACATCTGAAAACCAAGGTTACaagaaaacatctaaaaaaaaaaaaaaactatgcaaAGAAAACGTTGAATTCTATAAGACAATTCCTGATCAGAATGCTAAAGAAAATCTCTTCCTTCATGAAATTGCTGGAAGCAACAGCTTTTTGTCCCTTTATTTTAGATAGGATAGTGGAAATAGTTGGAAGTCAGGGAGAGAATGAAAAGAGTAGAAGAGCCACAGTTCGGACACAAACCGTAGCAGTTTTTAAGGACTATGTTTGATTCAGTCAGCCTCTTTGAAGTTATTGAACTGAAGGAAGTGAtttgaaacataaaaactaaaaattaCAATTCTAGCAAATATTATTAAAGGGAGGAATTTCACATGATTTAACATTTGGTTTCAGACTGACTATGTTACAATATATTCCTACATCTAAGAGCTATTCACTCTGAAACTACAAGAAAATCAAGTGATTAGGTTGACAAATGAAAGAAGCCCGGGAACTAAAGAAAAATGATACTGACCTGGTCCCTGCTGGGCTGATATATCCTCCACTCCGCTCAGAGGTTTTAGGAGACCGTTCTCCCTGAAGGCTATGACAGGaagtctctcctcctcctgttgctgctgctgctcctctccctcAGGAGGAGACAACCTGGAATGTGAAGGCAGTACGATAACCTCTTCAAACTCTCCGTtctctctgtaaaaaaaaaaaagacaaagaatttaTTAGAAATGTTACTGTTAATACGGACAAACATCAGATATTAATGAGACGATGTCCTTGGCATTTACCCCTGGTCAGATTGGCTTAATGGGGTGGTCTTTGGGCTTGGGTCAGCTTCCTGACCGTTGCTGCTGAGTGCTGGCGACACAGTCAAAGTAGAAGGGCCTGGACTGGCGGGGGTCACTGATTAGAGAGAACATACAGAGGATACTTTTCCAAACTTTTAttcttcaaaatgttcaaattatgtTCACAAGATAGATTAAGTTACCTGCATTGTCACCATTCCTAGGAACAACCCTCTAAAGATGGAAAAGTGTAAAATGATTATTCATGATCCATAGAACAACTTCATGGTTAAACACATACTTGCTCATTTATCCAACAGGAAGCTGTTACCTTCTCCGCTGTGTCTGAACGCCTTGTTCTCTTCATGATTTCCTCCAGACgcttgtaaataaaaaaaaacatatttttttaaatgcactgtaCTTGagaaataatattaaaatatttcacGTGTGTGAGAATATGCGtcaccttttttctctccagtcgttctgcctcctctttctggaagtgtttctctctctcctgcctcattcgctctgcctcctctctctgtcgagactcttcctcctctttctaacacacaaacacacacacacacacacacaaacacacagttggTTTCCTTTCAGATGTACAAACTTCTGGGCTGGTTCTACTAGTTTACTTTTCCTGACCTGTTTCTGAAgtttctctgcctcctctctgtctttctcaagtctctcttcctccatctttctcccctcctcttccttccttctcaTCTCCTCGGCCTGACGCTgagcctcctcctctctctttgctctctcCTCAGCTTTACGGCGAGCCATCTCCTCTCTCGCTAACCTGCACAGAAAGAGTCACAGCCAAGGATGCAGATGTACACATGCATGGTGAAACTCACCTCCATACACTTGTTAGATCACATGTATATTTCCAGAGATCACTGAGTACCTGGCCTGCTCCTCCTGTTGCTTgcgctcctcttcctctctctccctctgctctctggCCAGCCGACGATTCTCAGCCAGGATACGACTCGCCTCCTCTGGATCTGTGGTGCCTGCAGAGGGCCTGTGAGCTGGAGGACTGCTTAAACTCTCTGAAAGGTTACGACAAGGCACGACATTAAACTTTACCAATGTATCTTATatagtgacaaaaaaaaggtatgAATAATATGTGATTGTGTAAATGGAGGGTTTGGCTGAAGTTTCTGACCCCTGGCTGGTGGTGGTGATTGCTCACTGCTGCTCTTGTTCTGACCCAGAGGCTGAGGTCGAGGCTGAAGAGGACTAAGgacctgctcttcctcctcctcttcttcttcttcttcttgctctcTGGTGGAATGGGGATTCTCAGGTGTGGTCCTAAAAGGACGCAAGTTTCCAGGGTCCTCTGGCCCAGGAGACTTGAGCAGCTTGGGGGTTGGGGGTCGCTCTGCTGATTTTTGAAGTTGCCTATGTGCAAAAAGAATGAAGCATTTTGCAACATAGAAGCGTCAAAACTATGATCAAGTTTGTCTGTATTATATATGTTACTTTTATTGgcaataaaaactgttttaatggAAGTTAGTTTACCTATACTAATCAGCCATCCTAATATACCAAAACCTGTCAAAGCTGCCACACCCTCTTTCACCTGACTGTAATCCATAACTCCAATCTGTTTTACATCAGTTTATGTACCTAATTTTGACTTTTAATGGGTGTGTTCTCCTACCTGCCAGAAGAGGGTGCTACTCTGCTGGTCTTCTTGCCTAGAGAAGAGGAGCGCTTGTTGGGGGGGAGACTCAGAATGGGAGCCAGTGGGAGTGACAGGTTGCTCCATGACTTCCTGACATGGTCACGGTCCTTCTGCTATTGTAGGGTGAGATGGAGGGAAACAATGAAACGTCAGTATTGATAACGAGCACGTAAGCCAGCAGCAAAAGGTCTCTTTTAGTAGTTTAATATATGAATTCTACACAAACATGTCCTTAGCAACACACACAGGGGTCAAAGGAGGCACCAAGACCCAGGTGCCCTACTGACAGATGAAGAACATGATCAGAAACAGGATTAGACTCAGACAGCCTTCCTGAGGCAGTACATAACCTCTGGCACCAAATCTCGAAACCAACAATACAATTAAAACTTTGCCAACTGTCGAggcatttgaacattttctgtaCATGTAGTCATGTGTGAACGCTACAATAGCAATATAGTgattatttatgtgtttgtacACATGTGCTGCTGCCTATGCAGGGTCGGACTCTCAGTTTATAAACTACGTCCTTCTAAGACCTTAATGGTTTAAGCTGTGACACTTTGTTAGCAGACAGATGGACAGTgggaacagtgtgtgtgtgccagtgtgtgtgtgtgtgtgtgtgtgtgtgtgtgtggagcagaACTGCACAGATACTCTGATGTATTGTGCCTGACTGATCTGGGACAACATCAACATGAGAAAGATAATCAGCAGGAGGAGTCAAAGGAAATGAATCACTTATGAGTATGAGCCACTCAGACCAGAaaatcagaagaaaataaaagtagaTTATAGTATGATAAAAAAAGAGTTGATTATTGTATAATCTAaacatgaattttaaaaaaggtgataTGGCATGACACACCTGTGTGGTGCCGGTGGTCCTCCTGCGAATTGTCTTGGAGGAGGACGAGGCTGTCTCCCTGCTGAGGCTCCTGTCATGGCTGCGGCAGTGAGGAAGAGGCTGGGCCTGCAGGGCCTTGAAGGACATGGAGCCCATGGGGTGGCAGGACACTGAGCGAGGACACACAGGCATGGCTACGGTGATGCATGAGGTGGGAGTGTTTTCAGGAAAGTAAGGATCCGGGCAGTGTGAGGATTTATGAAACACCAGCAGGGGTTTGATGAACAGGAGCACAAAGCGAGAGAGAGGACggaaaggagaggaaggagtgaAGAGGAGGTGTTAAAATAAGGAAATGGAGGAGGTGAGTTTAGGAAGACCGATAGAGgttggagagaaatgaaaagatggtggaaacagaaagaagagaaagaagctgTTAGTGCCACTGAAAGCTCAAGTGCTAACATTCCCCAACCATCTTCAAGAAATCTATGTTGTGCTATTAAGAAAAAGGGTTTAGAAGGGCTCTTTATGATAGAAAACAATGGTGGACAATAACCCTTGTTTAAAAAAGTCCCAGTGTTGGAAGCATTTCTACTTTGTTAGACAAACTATGACCCAACATCAAATAGCAAAGGTGAATAGGcagcaaaatacacaaaacacaagcaAGAATTGCAAACGCCACACAAGCTATAGAAAATGTTACTTAGAAAGTGTGACGAGAGGAAAGCAAAAGAAGAcactgtgtgttctgtgtggGTCAGTGTGAGCGAGTTCTTGTGTTTGTCATCCTAACATAGTAggattttaaaatgcatgagGCACTTCAACAAACACTGCGTAATATTTGTTATAGGAATACATGTCAAGGGGAACCGTATCCCCGTCCTAAGAGTGACGTCTGAAGGAAACAGAGGCCATGTGGGGATGGTTGATATACTGTAAATCTTTAGATGATGCCTGTGTAAAGGGACCATCATTGTGCACTTCACCACTGTTCCTAAACACAGCTTACTCCCttggacctgtgtgtgtgtgtgtgtgtgtgtgtgtgtgtgtgtgtgtgtgtgtgtgtgtgtgtgtgtgtgtgtgtgtgtgtgtatgagcttTGGGTGCCTGACACAGACTGGTGATGGGAAGTTTCAGACGGTGTAATGCTTTAAGTCTGGCCAAATCTGATTAACATCCAAAACTGTTCCAACTGGTCCAAGAGACCAAAATATAAATACTTTTAGTACTTCTACTTGGGATTCACAGTTTTGTGTACGCTTGAAAGCGACCTCTGTCTCATATGCTTCTGACCATGAGACCCAGGTGGTGTCTTTCATGTGGGACGTGTGTATATTACCTGTTTGCTCTCCAGACAGACTCATGGCACTGCGGCTACGAGCCAAGTAGGAGTGTGTTGGCTGCTGCAGGCGGTTCACCACATTGCTCTCCCATGTCGTCAAAGGAAGACGGCGGAggcctggacacacacacacacacacacaaacttgagGTTTCATAACGACTAAAACGATTAACAGCCCACTGATTAGCCAAAGCAATCAGTCAAAGCAGATTaaaaatgatgcataattactgtgtttgttttatgccTTCCCTTCCCTCGCACTTGACAGCAGAGTGGGCCACAGCTAAGGTAAAGTTGTTAACATGCACAAGCTGCCCTGTCACACCTACACCTGCATGCAAGAGTTTGCTAATTATGAGAGGGAGCAAACAGCCTGGAGAGAAGCGCAAACCCAGAGCAAACACAGGCAAGGCAGCATTCAAACAAGAAGAACAAGGGAGATTTCAAGAAAAAATTCATTTAAGCTTGCTTTAAGAAATTTAGAAATTAATACACTAAATTATTCAACACGTTTTTGTTTCAAAGTTTTAATACTTGGCCATGCATAGTCTTGGTACCTTGGTAAGGATGTTGGCATATAGGGATTGATTTGTCGCTTATTGACCATGAGTGGAAAATGCATCAATTAATGAATCTTCACACAAAGGAGCCAAACAACTCCTTATCAGGCAAAACATGCAGCATTGCTTGCTCTGATAAAAAAAGTAGAGTACAAGGTTGCAAGTTTCAGAGTGCGATACAACTGGGCTGGAAACTGTGCAAAGGAAGCAGAGTCTCTTACCTTAACtactttttttaagaaaacacaatttttttagTTGATGCTACACAACAATGTCCTTTTACAGTTTGTCTTGGCAGCCTAAAACTAGTAACAGTATAATTGTATGTCCATAATAATGCGTACTTCTGTTTGTTGAAATGTGGGTGTTGAATTTTCAGCTGGGATAAAACAGCACAAGTGTtcccacaaaaacaaaaagattatCCAACAGAGGATTAGAGAAAGGGGTCACgctagaggggggggggaaatatcTTGATCCctccactgaaacacacagaagtgcagacacacacactgtagatACATGTTATTGGCCATGTTATTATTGGATTTTACCTTCATATTGTAAATACAATTAACACATACTTCTCGAAAGTATGCAGTTTAAATTCTCGAGTCAGACATAATATTGTCAAATGGATTTTGTCCAGGTTTAAAACTAGTATCGTACAGCTACACAAAAGTCATTCAAAGGACTACCAATGTTTTCTCCATTTACATGACAGTAAAAAGGGTCATTGTTTTGTAATTCCTCAACAGTTTCCAGCCCAtacatttttgttgctttgcAGCAGTGTGTCTAACAAATAAAATGAGGGACCAAACTGCAAGAAATTCCCATAAGACACCTGTGTTTTTATGCTGGGGCGTCTTCCCATGGTGTAGGCGGGGCTTGGACTGAGCTTTGCTAATAACTGGAGAGGAGGCTGTTCTCATGTGTAAGCCTGTCAGCAACATATAAACATCAAAGAATGAAGAATCAAATTAGCAATAAACGAGCATTGAAATACTTAACGTACTCTAATAACAACTTGGAAAGTCTTAGATTCATGCTTATTTGATTTCTTGCTGAGAGTTGGATGAGAAGATGAATACTACTCCCATATCTCTAGGAATATGAAAATACAGGTAGCAGCCTTTTGATTAGCTTAGCATATAGACTTAAATAAACCTTGTTTAGTCCagtccaaaataaataaagtaaaccaATTTGCAGGTTGCAAAAGTGACGAGTACTGGATTTTAAGTGACAAGTTCAGGATTCTATAAGGTTATGTGCTGGACCATTTCTTGGCTGGACAACAGTGACTAAATTCTCATCTGCTTGAAATCCTCCCTACAAGCAGGGGCTAAATcatgatacgatacaatacaatacaatacgcTATGAAATCTGATCAAAATATGTGGCCCCTTGATAATTATTATACCATGATACAGCAATTCTGCAATAATTGATATAATGCAATCATATAAAGATCAATCACAATATCTGATTCACTAAAGAATACATAATGCTTCTAAAACGGTTAAGTTAATGATTCATGTATATATTGTAGGGCTGTCAAAACAGTTACAGAAAAAGTAGTTCATTATAAAACGTCATAATTtagattaaacattttttatccctttccaaccccggtgcagtctaggcctgtgaaggctgtttcgtcatgagccggggatccggccgaagatttctgccttttaataaggcagttttttcttaccactgtaacttttgctgctttgctaaagtgctcatgatggataggccgggtctttgtaatatagcaataagtaaggtcttttacctgctttttgtaacataacaatgagtaaggtctttttacctgctcttttgtaatgttaacagacaaagagtaaggtcttctacctgctttttgtaaagtgtcttgagataacacttgttatgagttgacgctataaaaaataaattgaattgaattgaaattgaaatctaTTAACAGcaatttggtgtcagtttcactTCTTGTCAGGCTTCATCCTCTAACTCTTTATCACCGCTGTCAGCAATGATCCCACTGTCTCATTCTTCTTTTATTCTGCTGTCAACTTCTCCTTTG
The Labrus bergylta chromosome 15, fLabBer1.1, whole genome shotgun sequence DNA segment above includes these coding regions:
- the map7b gene encoding ensconsin isoform X8, translating into MNQIPASYSQYKSEDGRTSTATRPSSAGSGQAYTPTLTPNTTPTLTHTTTSNSPSNNTATKTDSLLFNKIDERQRLARERRGEREKQNAEKEAQWQAREERARQHYEKHLEERRRKLEEQRVKEDKRRAAVEEKRRQKMEEDKVRHEAVIRRTLERSQRTKQKTNRWSWGGTLHPNITSTPAGFVESIFLCPLDLAGLEHMQGAFSLYRRYGMTSQYADRRSVSTMNLSKHTDPVISKRLSSSSATLIHSPDRGLHMRTASSPVISKAQSKPRLHHGKTPQHKNTGLRRLPLTTWESNVVNRLQQPTHSYLARSRSAMSLSGEQTAMPVCPRSVSCHPMGSMSFKALQAQPLPHCRSHDRSLSRETASSSSKTIRRRTTGTTQQKDRDHVRKSWSNLSLPLAPILSLPPNKRSSSLGKKTSRVAPSSGRQLQKSAERPPTPKLLKSPGPEDPGNLRPFRTTPENPHSTREQEEEEEEEEEEQVLSPLQPRPQPLGQNKSSSEQSPPPARESLSSPPAHRPSAGTTDPEEASRILAENRRLAREQREREEEERKQQEEQARLAREEMARRKAEERAKREEEAQRQAEEMRRKEEEGRKMEEERLEKDREEAEKLQKQKEEEESRQREEAERMRQEREKHFQKEEAERLERKKRLEEIMKRTRRSDTAEKRVVPRNGDNAVTPASPGPSTLTVSPALSSNGQEADPSPKTTPLSQSDQGENGEFEEVIVLPSHSRLSPPEGEEQQQQQEEERLPVIAFRENGLLKPLSGVEDISAQQGPDVA
- the map7b gene encoding ensconsin isoform X6; this translates as MPESKGRGQGGGGGGDGCSRGKRKLRKGGSRSAIPALFTITEEEEGLRRKNVCRRKKKASYSQYKSEDGRTSTATRPSSAGSGQAYTPTLTPNTTPTLTHTTTSNSPSNNTATKTDSLLFNKIDERQRLARERRGEREKQNAEKEAQWQAREERARQHYEKHLEERRRKLEEQRVKEDKRRAAVEEKRRQKMEEDKVRHEAVIRRTLERSQRTKQKTNRWSWGGTLHPNITSTPAGFVESIFLCPLDLAGLEHMQGAFSLYRRYGMTSQYADRRSVSTMNLSKHTDPVISKRLSSSSATLIHSPDRGLRRLPLTTWESNVVNRLQQPTHSYLARSRSAMSLSGEQTVSCHPMGSMSFKALQAQPLPHCRSHDRSLSRETASSSSKTIRRRTTGTTQQKDRDHVRKSWSNLSLPLAPILSLPPNKRSSSLGKKTSRVAPSSGRQLQKSAERPPTPKLLKSPGPEDPGNLRPFRTTPENPHSTREQEEEEEEEEEEQVLSPLQPRPQPLGQNKSSSEQSPPPARESLSSPPAHRPSAGTTDPEEASRILAENRRLAREQREREEEERKQQEEQARLAREEMARRKAEERAKREEEAQRQAEEMRRKEEEGRKMEEERLEKDREEAEKLQKQKEEEESRQREEAERMRQEREKHFQKEEAERLERKKRLEEIMKRTRRSDTAEKRVVPRNGDNAVTPASPGPSTLTVSPALSSNGQEADPSPKTTPLSQSDQGENGEFEEVIVLPSHSRLSPPEGEEQQQQQEEERLPVIAFRENGLLKPLSGVEDISAQQGPDVA
- the map7b gene encoding ensconsin isoform X7, giving the protein MADQDGSDASPPESQASYSQYKSEDGRTSTATRPSSAGSGQAYTPTLTPNTTPTLTHTTTSNSPSNNTATKTDSLLFNKIDERQRLARERRGEREKQNAEKEAQWQAREERARQHYEKHLEERRRKLEEQRVKEDKRRAAVEEKRRQKMEEDKVRHEAVIRRTLERSQRTKQKTNRWSWGGTLHPNITSTPAGFVESIFLCPLDLAGLEHMQGAFSLYRRYGMTSQYADRRSVSTMNLSKHTDPVISKRLSSSSATLIHSPDRGLHMRTASSPVISKAQSKPRLHHGKTPQHKNTGLRRLPLTTWESNVVNRLQQPTHSYLARSRSAMSLSGEQTAMPVCPRSVSCHPMGSMSFKALQAQPLPHCRSHDRSLSRETASSSSKTIRRRTTGTTQQKDRDHVRKSWSNLSLPLAPILSLPPNKRSSSLGKKTSRVAPSSGRQLQKSAERPPTPKLLKSPGPEDPGNLRPFRTTPENPHSTREQEEEEEEEEEEQVLSPLQPRPQPLGQNKSSSEQSPPPARESLSSPPAHRPSAGTTDPEEASRILAENRRLAREQREREEEERKQQEEQARLAREEMARRKAEERAKREEEAQRQAEEMRRKEEEGRKMEEERLEKDREEAEKLQKQKEEEESRQREEAERMRQEREKHFQKEEAERLERKKRLEEIMKRTRRSDTAEKRVVPRNGDNAVTPASPGPSTLTVSPALSSNGQEADPSPKTTPLSQSDQGENGEFEEVIVLPSHSRLSPPEGEEQQQQQEEERLPVIAFRENGLLKPLSGVEDISAQQGPDVA
- the map7b gene encoding ensconsin isoform X2 encodes the protein MPESKGRGQGGGGGGDGCSRGKRKLRKGGSRSAIPALFTITEEEEGLRRKNVCRRKKKASYSQYKSEDGRTSTATRPSSAGSGQAYTPTLTPNTTPTLTHTTTSNSPSNNTATKTDSLLFNKIDERQRLARERRGEREKQNAEKEAQWQAREERARQHYEKHLEERRRKLEEQRVKEDKRRAAVEEKRRQKMEEDKVRHEAVIRRTLERSQRTKQKTNRWSWGGTLHPNITSTPAGFVESIFLCPLDLAGLEHMQGAFSLYRRYGMTSQYADRRSVSTMNLSKHTDPVISKRLSSSSATLIHSPDRGLHMRTASSPVISKAQSKPRLHHGKTPQHKNTGLRRLPLTTWESNVVNRLQQPTHSYLARSRSAMSLSGEQTAMPVCPRSVSCHPMGSMSFKALQAQPLPHCRSHDRSLSRETASSSSKTIRRRTTGTTQKDRDHVRKSWSNLSLPLAPILSLPPNKRSSSLGKKTSRVAPSSGRQLQKSAERPPTPKLLKSPGPEDPGNLRPFRTTPENPHSTREQEEEEEEEEEEQVLSPLQPRPQPLGQNKSSSEQSPPPARESLSSPPAHRPSAGTTDPEEASRILAENRRLAREQREREEEERKQQEEQARLAREEMARRKAEERAKREEEAQRQAEEMRRKEEEGRKMEEERLEKDREEAEKLQKQKEEEESRQREEAERMRQEREKHFQKEEAERLERKKRLEEIMKRTRRSDTAEKRVVPRNGDNAVTPASPGPSTLTVSPALSSNGQEADPSPKTTPLSQSDQGENGEFEEVIVLPSHSRLSPPEGEEQQQQQEEERLPVIAFRENGLLKPLSGVEDISAQQGPDVA
- the map7b gene encoding ensconsin isoform X1 yields the protein MPESKGRGQGGGGGGDGCSRGKRKLRKGGSRSAIPALFTITEEEEGLRRKNVCRRKKKASYSQYKSEDGRTSTATRPSSAGSGQAYTPTLTPNTTPTLTHTTTSNSPSNNTATKTDSLLFNKIDERQRLARERRGEREKQNAEKEAQWQAREERARQHYEKHLEERRRKLEEQRVKEDKRRAAVEEKRRQKMEEDKVRHEAVIRRTLERSQRTKQKTNRWSWGGTLHPNITSTPAGFVESIFLCPLDLAGLEHMQGAFSLYRRYGMTSQYADRRSVSTMNLSKHTDPVISKRLSSSSATLIHSPDRGLHMRTASSPVISKAQSKPRLHHGKTPQHKNTGLRRLPLTTWESNVVNRLQQPTHSYLARSRSAMSLSGEQTAMPVCPRSVSCHPMGSMSFKALQAQPLPHCRSHDRSLSRETASSSSKTIRRRTTGTTQQKDRDHVRKSWSNLSLPLAPILSLPPNKRSSSLGKKTSRVAPSSGRQLQKSAERPPTPKLLKSPGPEDPGNLRPFRTTPENPHSTREQEEEEEEEEEEQVLSPLQPRPQPLGQNKSSSEQSPPPARESLSSPPAHRPSAGTTDPEEASRILAENRRLAREQREREEEERKQQEEQARLAREEMARRKAEERAKREEEAQRQAEEMRRKEEEGRKMEEERLEKDREEAEKLQKQKEEEESRQREEAERMRQEREKHFQKEEAERLERKKRLEEIMKRTRRSDTAEKRVVPRNGDNAVTPASPGPSTLTVSPALSSNGQEADPSPKTTPLSQSDQGENGEFEEVIVLPSHSRLSPPEGEEQQQQQEEERLPVIAFRENGLLKPLSGVEDISAQQGPDVA
- the map7b gene encoding ensconsin isoform X9; translated protein: MPESKGRGQGGGGGGDGCSRGKRKLRKGGSRSAIPALFTITEEEEGLRRKNVCRRKKKASYSQYKSEDGRTSTATRPSSAGSGQAYTPTLTPNTTPTLTHTTTSNSPSNNTATKTDSLLFNKIDERQRLARERRGEREKQNAEKEAQWQAREERARQHYEKHLEERRRKLEEQRVKEDKRRAAVEEKRRQKMEEDKVRHEAVIRRTLERSQRTKQKTNRWSWGGTLHPNITSTPADADRRSVSTMNLSKHTDPVISKRLSSSSATLIHSPDRGLRRLPLTTWESNVVNRLQQPTHSYLARSRSAMSLSGEQTAMPVCPRSVSCHPMGSMSFKALQAQPLPHCRSHDRSLSRETASSSSKTIRRRTTGTTQQKDRDHVRKSWSNLSLPLAPILSLPPNKRSSSLGKKTSRVAPSSGRQLQKSAERPPTPKLLKSPGPEDPGNLRPFRTTPENPHSTREQEEEEEEEEEEQVLSPLQPRPQPLGQNKSSSEQSPPPARESLSSPPAHRPSAGTTDPEEASRILAENRRLAREQREREEEERKQQEEQARLAREEMARRKAEERAKREEEAQRQAEEMRRKEEEGRKMEEERLEKDREEAEKLQKQKEEEESRQREEAERMRQEREKHFQKEEAERLERKKRLEEIMKRTRRSDTAEKRVVPRNGDNAVTPASPGPSTLTVSPALSSNGQEADPSPKTTPLSQSDQGENGEFEEVIVLPSHSRLSPPEGEEQQQQQEEERLPVIAFRENGLLKPLSGVEDISAQQGPDVA
- the map7b gene encoding ensconsin isoform X5, encoding MPESKGRGQGGGGGGDGCSRGKRKLRKGGSRSAIPALFTITEEEEGLRRKNVCRRKKKASYSQYKSEDGRTSTATRPSSAGSGQAYTPTLTPNTTPTLTHTTTSNSPSNNTATKTDSLLFNKIDERQRLARERRGEREKQNAEKEAQWQAREERARQHYEKHLEERRRKLEEQRVKEDKRRAAVEEKRRQKMEEDKVRHEAVIRRTLERSQRTKQKTNRWSWGGTLHPNITSTPADADRRSVSTMNLSKHTDPVISKRLSSSSATLIHSPDRGLHMRTASSPVISKAQSKPRLHHGKTPQHKNTGLRRLPLTTWESNVVNRLQQPTHSYLARSRSAMSLSGEQTAMPVCPRSVSCHPMGSMSFKALQAQPLPHCRSHDRSLSRETASSSSKTIRRRTTGTTQQKDRDHVRKSWSNLSLPLAPILSLPPNKRSSSLGKKTSRVAPSSGRQLQKSAERPPTPKLLKSPGPEDPGNLRPFRTTPENPHSTREQEEEEEEEEEEQVLSPLQPRPQPLGQNKSSSEQSPPPARESLSSPPAHRPSAGTTDPEEASRILAENRRLAREQREREEEERKQQEEQARLAREEMARRKAEERAKREEEAQRQAEEMRRKEEEGRKMEEERLEKDREEAEKLQKQKEEEESRQREEAERMRQEREKHFQKEEAERLERKKRLEEIMKRTRRSDTAEKRVVPRNGDNAVTPASPGPSTLTVSPALSSNGQEADPSPKTTPLSQSDQGENGEFEEVIVLPSHSRLSPPEGEEQQQQQEEERLPVIAFRENGLLKPLSGVEDISAQQGPDVA